The following DNA comes from Suncus etruscus isolate mSunEtr1 chromosome 12, mSunEtr1.pri.cur, whole genome shotgun sequence.
AATCTCATCCTGAGAACCAGTCTCTTATTTAGCAAGCTCTTTCATGTGACAAGAATGATGAATTCGAATGTGTTTCAAGGATGGTTACGGGCCCTAGGATGTACTCAAAGTTTACTTCTGAGTCTTAATGGGATCTGTTTGCTTAGggttaaaacttatttttatttcttctaagtcataatttgaaataaaaatgaagtaaaatacttGTAAACTATCCTTATTCTATAGATTGAACATGTTGAGCTTGCCTATAGATATAGAAGTGCCTAGTTTCAGCCCCTGAAATATAACAGCATGCCATAACAATCAAATAGAACAGCCCTGAAGGCTACTGTTTAATTTTGTACCTCAACCAAGAATTGGTAAAACAAGTCTCTTTACAAAGAGAATTTTCTGCAACAGAGGATTTACAAACCAGTAAAAAGGAATGATGCTAGGAGGGTTTTATTTCATCACTGTTATCCTcattataaatatgataaatatttattacttcaTCCAGATACAGTATTTTGCAGGATGCTACCCTCTGCTTCATGGCACAACCTTTATAAATTAAGTAAATGATAACAAGTTGAAGTCATTAAAATCAGCTTCATAATTCCTAAAATGTGTATGTGCCAAACTCACATATATATCTTATGATGTTTATTGTGTGCATGTTGAGATTTAGAAACATCATAGAAGTTCACGAtaatagtaaatttttatttggggtgatAAAAACTCTATGTCATTGCAGGATTTCTAAATTGTTCTCAGTTTTCCTCTCCTCGTATTGTCTTTAAATCTTCCAAAGTCTGAAAAAGCATTACTTTCATTAGAGCAAAATCTTGTCTTTAAAAGTTAGAGAACTTTTGAAAACTATACTGGATTAGCCACTTATAAAGGAGACATTTGTAGTTAACTTattccatatatatttcttttctctatttattttatagaataaatttaattttgttgaagataaaaaatgtatattatacatacaGGTTAATTAAATGctatacatatacattatttaTGATACGTGTCACCTTTATTCTTTCAATGAGACTAAGTAGAATAGTGCTGAGTTTCTTGAGTAAGCCTTTCTACTTCATGTTTTTGTGCTGAACACTTGTGTCCCTTTAAAAATTCATACTTcgggggccggggcggtggcgctataggtaaggtgtctgctttgccagcgctagcctaggacggaccacggttcgatcccccggcgtcccatatggtcccccaagccaggagtgacttctgagtgcatagccaggagtaacccctgagcgtcactgggtgtggcccaaaaccaaaaaaaaaaatcatactttgaGGTTctagttttggggttttggggataTGAGGCAGAGATATTTTGGGGATATGATTAGGTTTAGATTAGGATAATAAGAGTGAGATGCTCTTTGGTGATAATTAATGTCTATATAAGAAGGGGAAGTGACTCAAAGATAATGTATGAAAAGACCCACCCAAGTACACAGTTGAAAGATGCTATTTATAAGTCAGGTAAAGAGACTTTTCCAGACATTGAATCTGCGATCACAGTGATCTTAAACTTAACATCCATCAGAATTGTAGCAAAATAAGTTTGTTGTAGTTATACTTGgtctattatatttttttcacagttcaaGTAGATGAAATGTCTTGTAGTTATAAAATGTCAAGAGTAGAATAAAAGCCAACATACTAAgagtagaagagaagaaataaagagcttAATTTCTGATGGCATCTTTAAACACTCAACATATTGTAATCATCTGTTTTCTGACTTCTCTATTACAAGGATacacatttatttaaacactgcacATTATGTTTCCTCATAATTGCATTGGAAAACTTCATGGAAATGTGAAATGGCTATAGTCCATTAATACTCAAATTTTATGTATTCAAATAGATTATtcaattattgttttttaataatttcagtaAAAAGCTAGGCATGACATAAAATATGAGTTAGTTCTGATGCTATAACTAGGGAAATTACTCAAGGAGAAATTGTTTAAGCccaaatattttgtaataaaatttctaagaaaacCTTATCATCTTGAGAAATGATTAATTTTAGTAACAACACTTGTAGCaacattttgttttgacttttattttttcatggacTTACTGATTTAATTATGGAACTATAGATATAATTACCACCAGGCCACCTCCAAAGATTCAACACCATCCTCATTCTTCCCACTCTATAACCCCTTTTCCTCTGGTAATCACCACAGTTGTGACTGAGTTTAAAAATtcgttttttattaaaaatttgtttagCTTAGTCCACATATAAAAGCGCATATCCAATAATTGTCTCACATGAGTGACTATTTTCCTTTAACAAGaccacttttaattttttcatattcatcagtttaatattttttttcctaaatggcAGTACAGTAACCCATTGAGTGTATATAGCACAGTTCTAGTATCCAACACTTGTCAATGACCTTTTAGGTTGATAGAAGGTTTTGGCAATGTGAATAGTTTTGCTAAGAATATAtaggtacatatatttttttcaaatgagcattttcattttttaatataaacttaGGAATGAAATTGCTCAATCACTTGGTATTgcacttctatttatttatttatttattatttattttttaagtttcatttttggaccacactcagccagtactcagggcttactgctggctctgcttagggatcaattCTTGCAGGATTTGGCAGAGGGGGGGGGAGCTATAAGGGCTGCCATGGATCGAACCTGGTCATGCCCTATTAGCTGTAATATTTCTTTAGCCcatctgttttttttattattaaaagcaTTCTTTATATATGAAATAGTTGCACCAGTTCATATTCTTGTCAACAGTAACAGTTCCTTTATCACCATAACCTACTCGagaattgtttttagttttcttgatACTAGGCATTTTCACAGGTGTGAAACTATGCTTCATAGTTGCTCTTATTTGCATTCTCCTAATAATACATGATGTTGAACATTTTTTACATGCCTAGTAGTTTTTTGTTGTGATCCATAAGGTTCTCTATATATACTTTCCATCCACAAGTGGCAATTATTTTACTCCTTTCCAGTTTGAATTCcctttatagctttttttttgttgttgttgttgattttttttttctttttgccacacctggtggttctcaggggttactcctagttctgcagtcaggaatcactcctaatgggctcaaaggaccacatggggtgtcaGGATAGAATCCAGATTTCCCACACATAAGCaccttacccagtgtactatctcttaagcctcaatttgtttcttttccttgcctaattggcTAGGGATTCCAAAACTAGGTTGAAAATTAGTGACAGAAATGGACATCCTAAATTGAAATGTGCTGGCGCCCGGCACTGCGCCCAGACGGAAGTGCTTCCTTGTCTTCTCTTGGAATCCCGCGGGAAGTGAAGTCTTCTCCTATTTTGACAAGAAGTAAGTCTGAAAATTTGAACCCATCTGCTCTAAAGCAGTTATGATGAAACTTAGACACCAACATAAAAATCCAGGTAAAAGTTTGAAAGGTTGCAAGAAGTCTACAGTACGGGATGGGAAGAAAGTATCCTCCATAATGACTTCTGCTCCTCAGTTTGTTCATTTCAATGATCATGCCAGTTGTGAAGTTGAACTTAAGAAGAAGAGGGTAAAAGAGATGAAGGTGAAGCAGCAGGCTGCCTGGGAACAAGAGAAATTCCGACGTAGGACCATTGAGAATTATTGTCAGGACGTTATGAGACGCCAAGAGGAGTTTGAACGAAAGGATGAAGTTATACAGGAATTAAATACATTTCCTCAGCTGAATGATGGAGGCCTCAAGGAAGTCTTATTACAAGGAGTTCTGTAAGGTGGTGTCATCCTCTGATGTGATTCTGAAAGTTGTGGATGCTAGGGACCCATTGGGATGTAGGTGTTTTCAAATGGAGGAAGCTGTCCTTCAAGGCAGGAGGCAACAAGAAACTGGTCCTGGTCTTGAACAAGATTGATCTGGTCCCCAAGGAAATTGTGGAAATGTGGCTGGAATACCTTAAAAAATGAGCTACCAACTGTGATTTTTCAAGGCCAGTATACAGCATCAGGTCAAAAACTTGAATCATCGCAATGTTCCTGTGGATCAGGCCTCTGAGTCACTGTTGAAAAGCAAAGCTTGCTTTGGAGTTGAAAATCTCATGAGAGTTCTGGGAAACTATTGCCGGCATGGGGAAGTGCATACCCATATCTGTGTGGGTGTTGTGGGCTTTTCCAACTTTGGAAAAAGCAGCCTGATCAATAGTTTAAAACGAAGTCGTGCATGCAATGTAGGAGCTGTTCCTGGGGCTACCAAATTAATGCAGGAGGTGTATCTGGACAAATTCATCAGGTTACTAGATTCCCCAGGCATTGTTCCAGGACCCAGTTCAGAAGTGGGTACCATCCTGTGCAATTGCATCCAGATACAGAAGCTTGCAGACCCTGTGACTCAGTGGAGACTATCCTGCATCACTGTAATGTGGATGagatttttaattactatggcatcTCTGGGTTCCAGACCACTGAGCACTTTCTGACTGCAGTGGCCCACCGcttggggaagaagaagaagaagaagaagaagaagaagaagaagaagaagaagaagaagaagaagaagaagaagaagaagaagaagaagaagaagaagaagaagaagaagaagaagaagaagaagaagaagaagaagaagaagaagaagaagaagaagaagaagaagaagaagaagaaagaagagaaggagaagaagaagaagaagaagagaagaagaagaagaagaaagaagaagagaagaagaaggagaagaagaagaagaagaagaagaagaagaagaaagaagaagaagaagaaagaagaagaagaagaaagaagaagagaagaagaagaagaagaagaagaaagaagaagaagaagaagaaaagaagaagaagaagaagaaaagaagaagaagaagaaggaagaagaagaagaagaagaagtagaagaagaagaagaagaagaagaagaagaagaagaagaagaagaagaagaagaagaagaagaagaagaaaagaagaagaagaagaagaagaagaagaagaagagaggcaCATAAATTTGGATCAGGCAGCCAAACCTGTATTGGCTGACTGGGTGAGTGGGAAGTTCAGCTTCTACAAACCTCCAATCTCAGAATACTCaaatatattccattgatctgagaatcatggttcttattccaataccatgatgttttaatgactattgctttatagtacgaTTTAAAATCGTGGAAAGTGGAttcccatcttctttctcccaaggactgctttagctagtagtgggtatttatttttccaaagaaatttggggagttttttttagacacttctttgaaaaatgtcatgggtatcctcagggagattacattaaatctgtacaatagtttgggaaaaagccattttaatgatgttaatcattctaatacatgagcagggtatatatgtttctatttctttgtattatattttatttcttggagcatggtttttaattagttttctttgtatagatctttcacctctttagttaagtagaCTCCAAAGTACTTGTTTTTCTGAGGCAcatttgtgaatggggttgttttaatgtctttttcttctcttttattatgtGGATATAAAAATGCCATGCATGtttgagtgttaattttatagtctgccactttgctatacaaatctattgtttctataagctttttggtaggtCTTTAGGAttctctaaatatagtattatgtcatctgcaaacagtgagagctttacttctttccttcctatctgGAAGCCcatgatatgttttattttcctaatttctatggcaagtacttccagtactatgttgaatagaagtggtgaaatGGGGAaagcttgtcttgtaccagatcttagaggaaaggcttttagttttttcccactgagtataatattttccatgggttaattaactttattgagaaaagttccttcaatttctatcttgctgagagtttttatactaactgggtattggaccttgtcaaatgctttttctacatgtattgatatgatcatcttgtttttatttttcattttgtttgatgTATTActttgattgacttgcatatttaAACCATCCTAAGATGTctggatgaatcctacttggtaaTGGTGTATGACCATCTTGATGAGGacttggatcctatttgctaagatttataggatctttgcatctgtgttcataaaggatattggtctatagttcaCTTTTTTGTGGCATTTCAGTCTGCTTTTACTATCAAGATGttagttttgtaaaatatttgggagtgtttctgtttgttcaattttctggaagagcctgaaaaggattggcaataGATCttatttgaaaggtttgaaattaTTTGCtcatgaatccatctgggcctgggcgtttgtttggggaagatttttgattaccattttcatCTCCTCAAtaatgataggtctgttcagatatgccagatcatcctggttcaaccttGGAAGTTTATAGAAGTCcaaaaattatccatttcttccagattttcttGCTTTATGATATAGTTTCTCAAGCAATCTCTGTCTACCCCCTTGAGTTTCTGTAGTTTCTGTAGTAATcttccacttttcatttctaaatcaACTTAACcttctatttcttatttatctcttctttcttcctttttctttctttctttctttctttcttctttctttcttatctttctttctttcttctttctttctttctttcattttctcttctctttctttctttctctttctttcttttctttctttttccttttctttctttctttctttctttctttctttctttcttcttcttttctttcttcttctttctttcttctttctttcttttcctttcttctttccttttctttctttcttttctctctctcttctttctttctttctttcttctttttctttctttttctttctttctttcttctttctttctttctttctttctttctttcttctttctttctttctttctttccttcttcttctttcttttctttctttctttttctttctttctttcttctttctttctttctctttctttctttctttctttctttcttctttctttctttctttctttctttcttctttcttctttttctttctttctttcttctatttctttcttatctctccttccttccttcttcctccttcttctttctttctttcttctctctctctctttctttctttctttctctttctttctttctttctttctttcttcttctttcttttttctttcttttctttcttttctttctttcttctttctttcttcttcttctttctttctttctttctttctttctttctttctttctttctttctttttctttctttctttctttctttgtttcttctctttctttctttctttctttcattctttcttctttcttccgttctttcgttctttcattctttctttctttcttctttctttctttctttctttctttctttctttctttctttttctttctttctttctttctttgtttcttctttctttctttctttctttttctctttctttcttcttttctttctttctttctttctttctttcttctttcttctttctctttctttctttctttcttctctttttctttctttctttctttctttctttcttttctttctttctttcttcttcttctttctttcttctttcttttattctttcttctttctttctttctttctctttctttctttctttctttctttctttcttctttttctttctttctttcttttctttctttctttcttttctttctttctttcttttctttctttctttctctttctttctttctttctttctttctttctttcttctttcttttctttctttctttctttcttttctttcttttctttttctttctttctttctttctttcttttttcttttctttctttcttcttttttctttctttcttctcttctctctctctttctttctttctttctttcttctctttctttctttctttctttctttctttctttcttttctttctttctttctttctttctctctctctctctctctctctttctttctttctttctttctttatttctttctttctttcttctctctctttctttctttttctttctttctttctttcttctatttctttcttatctcttcttcttcctttcttcctgtcttctttctttcttccttccttccttccttccttccttcctttctttctttctcttctcttctttctttctttctttctttctttcttctttcttctttctttctttcttttcttctttctttctttctttctttctttctttctttctttctttctttttctttctttctttcttctttcttcctttcttcttccttccttcctcccttcctcccttcctcccttccttccttctttctttcttctctctctctctttctttctttcgttctctttctttcttttctttctttctttctttcttttcttttttctttctttctttctttctttctttcttctttctttctttctttttctttctttcttttctttctttctttctttcttctttctttcttctcttctctctctttctttctttc
Coding sequences within:
- the LOC126024156 gene encoding LOW QUALITY PROTEIN: guanine nucleotide-binding protein-like 3-like protein (The sequence of the model RefSeq protein was modified relative to this genomic sequence to represent the inferred CDS: inserted 1 base in 1 codon; deleted 4 bases in 4 codons), coding for MMKLRHQHKNPGKSLKGCKKSTVRDGKKVSSIMTSAPQFVHFNDHASCEVELKKKRVKEMKVKQQAAWEQEKFRRRTIENYCQDVMRRQEEFERKDEVIQELNTFPQLNDEASRKSYYKEFCKVVSSSDVILKVVDARDPLGCRCFQMEEAVLKAGGNKKLVLVLNKIDLVPKEIVEMWLEYLKNELPTVIFKASIQHQVKNLNHRNVPVDQASESLLKSKACFGVENLMRVLGNYCRHGEVHTHICVGVVGFSNFGKSSLINSLKRSRACNVGAVPGATKLMQEVYLDKFIRLLDSPGIVPGPSSEVGTILCNCIQIQKLADPVTXVETILHHCNVDEIFNYYGISGFQTTEHFLTAVAHRLGKKKKKKKKKKKKKKKKKKKKKKKKKKKKKKKKKKKKKKKKKKKKKKKKKKKKKKKRTDGYQRDLNFTADQNIKDGNIPVGSLAGRAGAAEAPPTPGERLTRDFRFRNTSQSSQLSDFLGIRYLASLYIVTRFTQAFSSLVNESSESQCEQDAVSSTTWENKYTYLYVIYWFWEIAAAVLGVMWGVLTLWGCMGITGFYPTSTYNYKSRNMRHVVDIFCLVLGHVHHLTQLSMMANGTSHLLPFILWDS